A part of Gemmatimonadota bacterium genomic DNA contains:
- a CDS encoding TonB family protein produces the protein MIRKKHADADLKAIYPKVMRRSTSLTLFLMVGLAILFPDMKIDSKSTKKVIEILKVEDIPETHQKKRLPPLPRPSVPIATEDDDVPDDITIADTELDFDAPVVDIPPPLQKGDVEVEEEILEFWIVEQKPELIQRVNPVYPEMARRAGLQGQVLVAFIVTREGRVAEPQVLKGPEIFRAAALEAVRQFQFKPAMQNDRAIAVRMTIPIRFSLH, from the coding sequence ACGTTCTACTTCGTTGACGCTATTTCTGATGGTCGGATTGGCCATATTGTTTCCAGATATGAAGATCGACTCTAAGTCAACCAAAAAAGTTATTGAGATCCTTAAAGTTGAAGATATTCCCGAGACACACCAGAAGAAGCGATTGCCGCCTCTGCCCAGACCCTCCGTACCCATTGCAACAGAAGACGATGACGTACCCGATGATATAACCATTGCCGATACAGAACTGGATTTCGATGCACCTGTCGTCGATATCCCACCGCCGCTACAGAAGGGCGATGTGGAAGTAGAGGAAGAAATTTTGGAATTCTGGATCGTGGAACAGAAACCCGAATTGATCCAGCGCGTGAATCCAGTTTATCCAGAGATGGCCCGCAGAGCGGGATTACAAGGTCAGGTGCTTGTGGCGTTTATTGTTACCAGAGAAGGGCGCGTAGCCGAACCGCAAGTTTTAAAAGGACCCGAGATTTTTCGCGCTGCGGCTCTGGAGGCAGTCAGACAATTTCAGTTCAAGCCAGCTATGCAGAATGACAGAGCTATTGCGGTACGCATGACCATTCCGATCCGTTTCAGCTTGCATTGA